The following proteins are encoded in a genomic region of Mahella australiensis 50-1 BON:
- a CDS encoding uroporphyrinogen decarboxylase family protein, whose translation MTSRERVIRALKFQQPDRAPRDLWMLPGIPMFRSNELKDVLSKYPVDFAGPRYRYGRGRRCKGREAVVGNYTDAWGCVWHVAEPGVVGEVKEPPLADWSALDSYQPPWELLDEADLSEVNRSCEQTDKFVKVGTETRPFERMQFLRGTQNLFIDLAYGTKEVYRLRDMLHEFFTREMEMWAKTDVDAIGFMDDWGSQNTLLISPELWRSFYKPLYRDYCDIIHSSGKFVFFHSDGNIEEIYPDLIEIGVDAVNSQLFCMDIERLAKLYKGKITFWGEIDRQHILPYGTPEDVRQAVRRVRRALDDGNGGVIAQCEWGINNPQENIEAVFDEWSKPLDEILKEE comes from the coding sequence ATGACATCGCGTGAAAGAGTGATAAGGGCATTAAAGTTTCAACAACCGGATAGAGCTCCGCGAGATTTGTGGATGCTGCCGGGTATACCTATGTTTAGATCCAATGAATTGAAAGACGTGTTGAGTAAATATCCGGTGGATTTTGCCGGGCCTAGATATAGGTATGGTAGAGGACGTCGTTGTAAAGGCCGAGAGGCTGTGGTAGGCAACTACACAGATGCATGGGGTTGCGTATGGCATGTGGCTGAACCTGGGGTAGTAGGAGAGGTTAAAGAACCTCCATTAGCCGATTGGTCTGCATTGGACAGCTATCAACCGCCATGGGAATTGCTTGATGAGGCTGATTTGTCAGAGGTAAACCGAAGCTGTGAACAAACAGATAAATTTGTAAAGGTGGGGACCGAAACGAGGCCTTTTGAAAGAATGCAGTTTTTAAGAGGGACTCAAAACCTATTCATCGATTTGGCTTATGGAACTAAAGAAGTTTACCGTCTTCGCGATATGCTGCATGAATTTTTTACCAGAGAGATGGAGATGTGGGCGAAAACCGACGTAGATGCCATAGGCTTTATGGATGACTGGGGCTCGCAGAATACCTTGTTGATCTCGCCGGAATTATGGCGTTCTTTCTATAAACCGCTCTACAGGGATTACTGTGATATAATTCACTCGAGCGGTAAGTTTGTATTCTTCCATTCGGATGGTAATATAGAAGAGATATATCCCGATTTGATAGAGATAGGTGTGGATGCCGTGAACTCGCAATTATTCTGCATGGACATCGAAAGATTGGCTAAGCTATATAAAGGTAAAATAACATTTTGGGGTGAAATAGATAGACAACATATATTGCCATATGGTACACCGGAAGATGTACGGCAAGCAGTGAGGCGCGTACGTAGAGCCTTGGATGATGGCAATGGTGGTGTTATTGCTCAATGCGAATGGGGTATAAATAATCCCCAAGAAAATATAGAGGCTGTATTCGATGAGTGGAGTAAACCGCTGGATGAAATATTGAAAGAAGAATAA
- a CDS encoding amylo-alpha-1,6-glucosidase gives MNFNLEQVPFSRCGSYMAFSWLSGRFRGVNAKEGLYLRTVHGDAVSKEVMRVELTDGGRPIPFEIKAMPELLRLEAANGYVEICIATPTVIRIRGRGVGLRFSSSEESMFNNAIPFKEYQWIINAFNSRVQLMFIPLKARLCMDAPWDGSKCSFVKVDILPDDTGYFECAIEEFYSSWYQHTYDYFDESIKSVKEEFKAFLGKMPDVPDEFSQAGELAAYIDWSCIVEPNGLITRPAMLMSKNWMTNVWSWDHCFNAIALSYKYPELAWDQFMIMFDYQDDNGALPDSINDRLPIWNFCKPPIHGWALKKMMDNTDYIDRAKLVQVYEPLCDWTNWWFNYRDDDDDGIPQYNHGNDSGWDNSTVFAERPPIESPDLAAFLIIQMETLSDVADKLGRKAQSRVWKQRASELLNRLLEHSLRGNRLVALQSGVHKPISSQSLLPFMPIILAGRLPQNVLTATITDLKQSGIITEHGLATESIDSPSYEADGYWRGPIWAPSTMLMVDGLKEAGEEAMAQDICRKFAYMCAAGGFAENFDALTGEGLRDKAYTWTSSVFLILAHEYLL, from the coding sequence GTGAATTTTAACTTAGAGCAAGTTCCTTTCAGCCGTTGTGGATCGTATATGGCTTTCTCGTGGTTATCGGGACGCTTTAGAGGTGTCAATGCTAAAGAAGGGCTTTATTTGCGTACGGTTCATGGCGATGCGGTGTCAAAAGAGGTCATGCGGGTAGAGCTTACCGATGGGGGCCGACCCATACCGTTCGAAATTAAGGCCATGCCCGAACTGCTTCGTTTAGAAGCTGCGAATGGATATGTTGAGATATGCATCGCGACTCCTACGGTTATAAGAATAAGAGGCCGCGGTGTAGGGTTGCGTTTTTCTTCCAGTGAGGAATCCATGTTCAATAATGCTATTCCATTTAAAGAATACCAGTGGATCATAAACGCTTTTAACAGCAGAGTACAGCTAATGTTTATACCGTTAAAAGCGCGATTATGTATGGATGCCCCTTGGGACGGCAGCAAGTGCAGTTTTGTTAAAGTGGACATACTGCCAGATGATACAGGTTATTTTGAGTGTGCAATTGAAGAATTTTATAGCTCATGGTATCAGCATACCTATGATTATTTTGATGAAAGCATCAAAAGCGTCAAAGAAGAATTTAAGGCATTTTTAGGTAAAATGCCGGATGTGCCGGATGAATTTTCCCAGGCTGGTGAGCTGGCGGCTTACATTGACTGGTCATGTATTGTAGAACCTAATGGCTTGATAACGAGGCCAGCCATGCTTATGTCTAAGAATTGGATGACCAATGTATGGAGCTGGGATCATTGCTTCAACGCCATAGCTCTGAGCTATAAATATCCTGAGTTGGCATGGGATCAATTTATGATAATGTTTGATTATCAGGACGATAATGGCGCTTTACCAGATAGCATTAACGATCGCCTGCCCATATGGAACTTCTGCAAACCACCTATTCACGGCTGGGCATTGAAAAAGATGATGGATAATACGGATTATATAGATCGTGCTAAACTGGTTCAGGTCTATGAACCTTTATGTGATTGGACCAATTGGTGGTTTAATTATCGCGACGATGACGACGACGGCATACCGCAGTATAATCACGGAAATGATTCGGGATGGGATAATAGCACTGTATTTGCTGAGAGGCCCCCCATTGAAAGCCCCGATTTAGCCGCCTTTCTTATAATCCAAATGGAAACGTTGTCTGATGTGGCGGATAAGCTTGGCAGGAAAGCCCAATCGCGTGTATGGAAACAAAGAGCATCCGAATTGTTGAATAGATTGCTTGAGCATTCGCTAAGGGGCAATAGATTGGTAGCCTTGCAGTCAGGAGTGCATAAACCGATCTCATCCCAAAGCCTACTGCCGTTTATGCCCATTATACTAGCCGGGCGTTTGCCGCAAAATGTGTTGACAGCTACCATCACTGATCTAAAACAAAGCGGTATAATAACCGAGCATGGCTTGGCTACCGAGAGCATCGACAGCCCTTCATATGAGGCCGATGGATACTGGCGCGGCCCTATTTGGGCACCGTCTACGATGTTGATGGTGGATGGGTTAAAAGAAGCTGGCGAGGAGGCCATGGCGCAAGATATATGCAGGAAATTTGCTTATATGTGCGCAGCCGGCGGCTTTGCTGAGAACTTCGATGCTTTAACCGGCGAAGGACTGCGCGATAAAGCGTATACTTGGACATCGAGCGTATTTTTGATCCTGGCACATGAATATTTATTATAA
- a CDS encoding helix-turn-helix domain-containing protein, translating to MIIEHISQSETAYEEYFQTPDPAIPIRSFVNSSRQQSISVKPHWHEAVEILYMLEGTAVQRINDLVFGIHTGDIVIINGLNVHSTISEGNEATDILVLQFDPRLLNTMEEGYLRPLFFSKDPGNPHLVNTQMPIGRQIKEHMMDIYHEFVDKSHGYELAIKSDIYRILCLMLRSSDMRYCTDTRYNAYRIKLQRLQILLDYIDQHYEQPIELSEAAEMIHMSRYHFCRFFKKTMGKTLIEYLNETRIEKAHQMIISSGKTISEIAFEVGFNSVTYFNRLYKNIKHCTPTAARRNLHS from the coding sequence TTGATTATAGAACATATATCGCAGAGCGAAACAGCATATGAGGAATACTTCCAGACGCCGGACCCGGCTATACCCATACGATCTTTTGTCAATTCGTCTCGGCAGCAGAGTATATCGGTAAAGCCGCATTGGCACGAGGCTGTAGAAATATTGTATATGCTGGAAGGAACGGCGGTTCAGAGGATAAATGATCTAGTATTCGGCATTCATACAGGTGATATTGTGATAATCAATGGCCTGAATGTGCATTCTACAATATCGGAAGGTAATGAAGCTACTGACATTCTGGTATTACAGTTTGACCCTCGTTTATTGAACACTATGGAAGAAGGTTACCTACGCCCCCTGTTCTTTTCCAAAGATCCCGGTAATCCTCATCTCGTAAATACCCAGATGCCCATTGGCCGTCAGATAAAAGAACATATGATGGATATATACCATGAGTTTGTCGATAAATCGCACGGTTACGAGCTGGCCATAAAAAGCGATATATATCGAATATTATGCTTAATGCTGAGAAGCTCCGATATGAGATACTGTACGGACACCCGATATAACGCTTATAGAATAAAACTGCAGAGATTACAGATATTGTTGGATTATATAGACCAGCATTATGAACAACCGATAGAACTCTCTGAAGCCGCCGAAATGATACACATGAGCAGATACCATTTCTGCCGATTTTTTAAGAAAACCATGGGCAAAACTCTGATCGAATATCTAAACGAAACGAGGATCGAAAAAGCTCATCAGATGATAATTAGCAGTGGCAAAACCATCTCCGAAATCGCTTTCGAAGTAGGTTTCAATAGCGTTACCTATTTCAACAGGCTTTATAAAAACATAAAGCATTGCACGCCTACGGCAGCCCGACGAAATCTTCATTCTTGA
- a CDS encoding uroporphyrinogen decarboxylase family protein, with protein sequence MRLPIDKPQPNINWFKDVVLGKTIPSRPPFAELFLDIEMVAAIAEDFLGRHWVNPSTAREGRKAYWDNYIEVYYRLGYDYVRLSGGLNFVGKNRLGEDTAALSRGKRSWAEEGKGPISTWEDFESYPWPSLDNVDLWDYEYAAAHVPEGMGVFVCPTSGFLEVPLDTLFGYENLSFLLYDNPKLVEAVFEKVGQIIYGFYEKLLGLPNLVGFFQGDDMGFKTSTMISPDALRKYSLPWHKKLAKLAHDNGLIYMLHACGNLESIMEDLIEDVKIDAKHSFEDASVPVTEFKRKYGHRIGVLGGVDMDKLCRLPEDELRRYIRGILEECMPRGRYALGSGNTVANYVPMKNYLIMLEEGWNWNK encoded by the coding sequence ATGAGATTACCTATAGATAAACCGCAACCCAATATAAATTGGTTTAAGGATGTTGTTTTAGGCAAAACCATACCATCGCGCCCGCCTTTCGCCGAGCTCTTTTTGGATATCGAAATGGTAGCTGCTATAGCTGAGGATTTTCTGGGACGGCATTGGGTCAATCCGTCAACTGCTCGCGAGGGCCGTAAAGCCTATTGGGATAATTACATTGAGGTGTATTATAGGCTGGGCTATGACTATGTAAGGCTTTCAGGCGGATTGAATTTTGTGGGAAAGAATCGCTTGGGTGAGGATACCGCCGCTCTTTCCAGAGGGAAAAGAAGCTGGGCGGAAGAGGGCAAAGGCCCTATATCTACGTGGGAGGATTTTGAAAGCTATCCATGGCCGTCGCTTGATAATGTGGATCTCTGGGATTATGAATATGCAGCCGCTCATGTACCAGAGGGTATGGGTGTGTTTGTATGTCCGACCAGCGGCTTTTTAGAGGTACCATTGGATACGTTGTTCGGTTATGAAAATCTGTCATTTCTGCTGTACGATAATCCCAAACTCGTTGAAGCCGTATTTGAGAAGGTGGGGCAGATAATCTACGGTTTCTATGAGAAACTTCTAGGGCTTCCTAATCTGGTTGGGTTCTTTCAGGGCGATGATATGGGCTTTAAGACATCGACCATGATATCGCCGGATGCATTAAGAAAGTATTCTTTGCCCTGGCATAAAAAGCTGGCTAAATTGGCCCACGACAACGGGCTGATATATATGCTTCACGCCTGCGGTAATCTGGAAAGCATCATGGAGGATCTTATCGAGGATGTGAAAATCGATGCCAAGCATTCCTTTGAGGACGCATCGGTGCCGGTAACCGAGTTTAAGAGAAAATACGGACATAGGATAGGCGTGTTAGGCGGCGTGGATATGGATAAATTATGCCGTTTGCCTGAGGATGAGCTGCGCCGATACATAAGGGGTATTTTGGAGGAATGTATGCCAAGAGGTCGGTATGCTCTCGGTTCGGGCAATACAGTGGCCAATTATGTGCCCATGAAAAATTATCTCATCATGTTGGAAGAAGGCTGGAACTGGAATAAATAG
- a CDS encoding alpha-mannosidase, with product MLQEELLQKWITDRINDVGKVIYRRSTTLDGWQFKRGYYDAPDQYRYENQEWAPIKVGQQWGSPEQTYWFRKMVRIPDTYKGCKVIMTIELGGGEALLSINGTPYQGIDRNHKSVVLTEHAAGDEQYDILIEAGMEWGEYAGRQLRGLTFEPYTFRGVTLACVNEAAYEYYFDLKTIFDSAVVQNDNDLRQSMLNKVKASLQSIDDYNDDEQIKKARIMLCDSISAIRYARGNGKLLLNGHSHIDTAWLWPLKETVRKCSRTFSTALRLMEQYPQYYFIQSQAQQFEYTKQYYPKLYEQIKTRIKEGRWEPTGGTWVEHDCNLISGESFVRQILLGKRFFMQEFGIEPKVAWLPDTFGFNWIIPQILKKGGYEYFVTNKIMWIYENKFPYDLFTWRGNDGSEILSYFPTSPGAYNGMLTPNEIKATWDNFRQKEQTDELLYQFGYGDGGGGPTAEMLEYAKRLTDLPGMPECATGRADEYFERLRNDIDALPVWDGELYFELHRGTYTTQARNKRNNRKAELLYREAELLSYLARIYGHPYEQETLNNGWKKILLNQFHDIIPGSSITPVYEDSARDYAEVLRTGNDIKSKALKNLESHIDTSGDGKAITVFNSLSWPVTDAVSLVIESDKKYKVVDREGNIVDSQAITEEGRTELVFTAADVPSMGYRVYHMIEEESVPAAVDITVEKEHLENRFFAIDINEKGFMTSIYDKINGRQVLQPDKCGNVLQIFEDKPADWEAWDIDLFYRDKMWEVDELISSEVIAIGPVKGILRMIRRFNKSTITQDITIYNDIPRIDFKTSVDWQEDQKLLKVAFPVDIRATEATYDIYYGAINRPTHWNTSWDKAKFEVCAHKWADLSETGYGVSLLNDCKYGHDIKDNVMRLTLLRAPMWPDPKADRGYHEFTYSLYPHKGSWDQGGTVPMAWQLNAPLTAIVASPHTGSLAAEQSMFSTDADNVIIDTVKKAEDNSDLILRVFEAFGQRGKVGIKCAFNVQSAVECDLLERAQGEDISVQTGSFDVYIKPYELKTFRLKL from the coding sequence TTGTTGCAAGAAGAATTATTACAAAAATGGATTACCGATCGCATAAACGATGTAGGTAAGGTGATTTATAGGCGAAGCACAACGCTAGATGGATGGCAGTTTAAAAGAGGCTATTATGACGCTCCGGACCAATACCGCTATGAGAACCAGGAGTGGGCACCTATAAAAGTCGGTCAACAATGGGGCAGCCCAGAGCAAACCTATTGGTTTAGGAAAATGGTACGCATACCCGATACATATAAAGGCTGCAAAGTCATAATGACGATCGAACTTGGCGGAGGAGAGGCCCTGCTGTCTATAAATGGAACACCGTACCAAGGCATAGACAGAAACCATAAATCCGTTGTTTTGACCGAGCATGCCGCCGGAGATGAACAATATGATATCCTTATAGAAGCCGGCATGGAATGGGGCGAATACGCCGGTAGGCAATTGAGAGGCTTGACCTTTGAACCATACACTTTCCGCGGAGTTACGCTAGCTTGTGTAAATGAAGCCGCTTATGAATATTATTTTGACTTAAAGACGATATTTGACTCGGCGGTGGTGCAAAATGATAATGATTTGCGACAAAGCATGCTCAATAAAGTTAAAGCTTCTTTACAGTCGATAGATGATTACAACGATGATGAACAGATCAAAAAAGCCAGGATTATGCTATGCGACAGCATAAGCGCGATACGATATGCACGCGGAAACGGTAAATTGCTTTTAAATGGACATTCGCATATAGACACTGCATGGTTGTGGCCGCTTAAAGAGACCGTACGCAAGTGTAGCCGGACATTTTCTACAGCGCTTCGTCTTATGGAACAATATCCTCAGTATTATTTCATACAGAGCCAGGCACAGCAGTTTGAATATACTAAACAGTATTATCCCAAACTGTATGAACAGATAAAAACGAGGATAAAAGAAGGGCGCTGGGAGCCAACCGGCGGCACATGGGTAGAGCATGACTGCAACCTCATATCGGGCGAATCATTTGTGCGCCAGATTCTCCTAGGCAAGCGCTTCTTCATGCAAGAGTTCGGGATAGAGCCAAAGGTAGCCTGGTTACCCGATACCTTCGGATTCAACTGGATCATACCGCAGATCCTTAAAAAGGGTGGTTATGAATACTTCGTTACCAACAAGATAATGTGGATATACGAGAATAAATTCCCTTATGACCTGTTTACATGGCGCGGCAATGACGGCAGCGAGATACTGTCGTATTTTCCCACATCACCGGGGGCATATAATGGCATGCTTACGCCAAATGAGATAAAAGCCACGTGGGATAACTTCCGCCAGAAAGAACAAACGGATGAGCTGTTGTATCAGTTCGGATACGGCGACGGAGGCGGTGGCCCTACGGCAGAGATGCTGGAATACGCCAAACGCCTCACCGATCTGCCCGGCATGCCTGAATGTGCAACGGGCAGGGCGGATGAATACTTTGAGCGTTTGAGAAATGATATCGATGCTTTGCCTGTGTGGGATGGGGAGCTTTATTTCGAGCTTCACCGCGGGACGTATACAACGCAGGCCAGGAATAAGCGCAACAACCGTAAAGCGGAACTGTTGTATCGAGAGGCAGAGCTGCTATCGTATCTAGCCAGGATATATGGACATCCATATGAGCAGGAAACCTTGAATAACGGCTGGAAGAAGATATTGCTCAACCAATTCCATGACATAATACCGGGTTCATCCATAACGCCGGTATACGAGGACTCGGCTAGAGACTATGCGGAAGTATTGAGAACAGGCAACGATATAAAATCAAAAGCTTTGAAAAACCTGGAAAGCCATATAGACACATCAGGCGACGGCAAGGCTATTACGGTATTCAATTCTCTATCGTGGCCGGTAACCGATGCGGTGAGTTTAGTCATCGAAAGCGATAAAAAATATAAGGTCGTCGATCGCGAGGGCAATATCGTTGATTCTCAGGCAATAACCGAAGAAGGCCGAACCGAACTCGTATTCACCGCTGCCGATGTGCCGTCGATGGGTTATAGAGTATATCATATGATAGAAGAAGAGTCGGTACCTGCTGCTGTTGACATAACGGTGGAAAAGGAGCATCTCGAGAACAGATTTTTTGCTATAGACATAAACGAAAAGGGATTTATGACATCGATATATGATAAGATAAACGGTCGGCAAGTATTACAGCCGGATAAATGCGGCAACGTTCTACAGATCTTTGAAGACAAGCCGGCAGATTGGGAGGCATGGGATATAGACCTTTTCTATCGTGATAAGATGTGGGAGGTCGATGAGCTTATCTCATCAGAGGTCATTGCTATAGGCCCGGTAAAAGGCATACTCCGTATGATCAGACGGTTTAATAAATCCACCATAACCCAGGATATAACGATATATAACGATATACCGCGTATAGATTTTAAAACATCGGTGGACTGGCAGGAGGATCAGAAACTGCTTAAGGTAGCCTTCCCAGTCGATATAAGGGCTACAGAGGCGACCTATGACATATATTATGGTGCCATAAATCGGCCAACGCATTGGAATACGAGCTGGGACAAGGCTAAATTTGAGGTATGCGCTCATAAATGGGCGGATCTGTCCGAAACTGGTTACGGCGTAAGCCTGCTGAACGATTGCAAATACGGACACGATATTAAAGACAACGTAATGCGGCTGACGCTGTTGAGAGCGCCTATGTGGCCAGATCCCAAAGCCGATAGAGGGTATCACGAATTCACATATTCATTGTACCCGCATAAGGGCTCGTGGGACCAAGGCGGGACAGTACCTATGGCGTGGCAGCTTAATGCACCGCTTACAGCTATAGTGGCATCGCCTCATACAGGCTCGCTCGCTGCTGAGCAATCCATGTTTTCGACAGATGCGGATAATGTCATAATAGATACCGTAAAGAAAGCCGAAGATAACAGCGATTTAATATTGAGGGTGTTTGAGGCTTTTGGTCAGCGCGGCAAGGTCGGCATAAAATGCGCTTTTAATGTACAGAGCGCTGTGGAATGCGATCTGTTGGAGCGGGCACAAGGCGAAGATATATCAGTACAGACCGGCTCATTTGATGTATATATAAAGCCGTACGAGCTGAAAACCTTCAGGTTAAAACTGTAA
- the pepT gene encoding peptidase T, which produces MEDVIQRFLRYVKYDTCSNEISPAYPSTDGQLIFAQVLADELAHMGLKDACVDQNGYVTATLTSNVSSNLPAIGFISHMDTSPDMPGHDVKPHIIENYDGSDIILNRDMGIVLSPSEFPHLRNYIGQDIIVTDGTTLLGADDKAGVAEIMTAVEFLLEHSEIKHGTVKVCFTPDEEVGRGVDRFDTAKFGAAFAYTVDGGEIGELNYENFNAAAARIKIKGKSIHTGDAKGKMKNAVLIGMELNDMLPPDEIPANTEGYEGFYHINNFDGNVDHADAYYLIRDFDKKGFEDRKNFMKGIADKLNAKYGADTVNIDLYDQYYNMKEIIERHMYAIDIAKAAMQQAGVQPLILPIRGGTDGARLSYMGLPTPNIFTGGHNFHGRYEYIPVQSMQKAVEVIVNIAINCCTYPWPS; this is translated from the coding sequence ATGGAAGATGTAATACAGCGCTTCTTGCGCTATGTGAAATACGATACGTGCTCAAATGAAATTTCCCCCGCATATCCGAGCACAGATGGTCAACTTATATTTGCGCAGGTGCTGGCTGACGAGCTGGCACATATGGGCCTAAAAGATGCCTGCGTGGATCAAAACGGCTATGTTACCGCTACGCTCACATCCAACGTTTCCTCAAACCTGCCGGCTATAGGGTTTATATCGCATATGGACACCAGCCCGGATATGCCGGGCCATGATGTAAAACCACACATAATAGAAAATTACGACGGTTCAGACATAATACTAAACCGCGATATGGGCATTGTGCTTTCACCAAGCGAATTTCCCCATCTGAGAAATTATATCGGCCAGGATATTATAGTGACCGATGGCACCACCCTTTTGGGTGCTGACGATAAAGCCGGAGTAGCCGAGATAATGACGGCTGTTGAGTTTTTATTGGAGCATTCTGAGATAAAACACGGTACTGTTAAAGTATGCTTTACTCCCGATGAGGAGGTAGGCCGAGGTGTCGACCGCTTCGATACAGCAAAATTTGGAGCAGCTTTTGCCTATACCGTTGACGGCGGGGAAATAGGCGAGCTGAATTATGAAAACTTCAACGCCGCAGCAGCCCGTATAAAAATAAAGGGCAAGAGCATACATACCGGCGATGCTAAAGGTAAAATGAAAAATGCCGTATTGATAGGCATGGAGCTAAACGATATGCTCCCTCCAGATGAGATACCCGCAAATACTGAAGGGTACGAGGGCTTCTACCATATAAACAACTTTGACGGCAATGTAGATCATGCCGACGCATATTATCTAATAAGGGACTTCGATAAAAAAGGCTTTGAAGATAGGAAAAACTTCATGAAGGGCATTGCGGACAAGCTAAACGCCAAATACGGTGCCGATACGGTAAATATAGATTTATACGATCAGTACTATAATATGAAAGAGATAATAGAGCGGCATATGTACGCGATAGATATAGCAAAAGCAGCCATGCAGCAAGCCGGTGTACAGCCCCTGATACTGCCCATACGCGGCGGTACAGACGGCGCGCGCCTCTCATACATGGGCCTGCCCACCCCCAACATTTTCACCGGCGGGCACAACTTCCACGGCCGCTATGAATACATACCGGTCCAATCCATGCAAAAAGCCGTTGAGGTTATAGTAAACATAGCTATAAATTGCTGCACATATCCGTGGCCATCCTAG
- a CDS encoding GNAT family N-acetyltransferase, which translates to MPDMLVKLYELPPVQPVLEQQKAQGIDIRRALPPEKRAVVQWVADKFGNGWASECDVAFSNNPVSCFIAVKDGQLIGFACHDATCRDFFGPTGVDPAFRGKGTGKALLLACLDAMAAQGYAYAIIGGAGPVDFYAKVAGATVIDGSVPGIYNGMLKL; encoded by the coding sequence ATGCCAGATATGCTTGTCAAATTATATGAACTTCCACCGGTTCAGCCGGTATTGGAGCAGCAGAAAGCCCAGGGGATAGATATACGCCGGGCTTTGCCGCCTGAGAAACGCGCTGTAGTCCAGTGGGTGGCCGATAAATTCGGCAACGGCTGGGCCAGCGAATGCGATGTGGCTTTTTCCAATAACCCCGTATCGTGCTTTATAGCAGTGAAAGACGGTCAATTAATAGGATTTGCCTGCCATGATGCGACGTGCAGGGACTTTTTCGGTCCTACCGGCGTGGATCCTGCCTTCCGTGGCAAGGGTACCGGCAAGGCACTGCTTTTGGCATGCCTGGATGCCATGGCTGCTCAAGGCTACGCCTATGCTATTATAGGAGGAGCAGGGCCAGTAGATTTTTATGCTAAGGTTGCGGGTGCTACTGTAATAGATGGTTCAGTGCCAGGCATATACAATGGCATGCTTAAGCTTTAA
- a CDS encoding ArsR/SmtB family transcription factor: MDNSKHYEILAQKLKAIAHPYRLCIVKGLMEHECNVSYMQECLGLPQSTVSQHLAKLKSAGIIEGRRDGLEVCYKVVDDDVKNIINVLFKP, encoded by the coding sequence ATGGATAATTCGAAACACTACGAAATATTGGCACAAAAGCTGAAAGCTATCGCCCATCCATACAGGCTTTGCATAGTCAAAGGCCTCATGGAACACGAATGCAATGTATCTTATATGCAGGAATGCCTGGGCCTACCCCAGTCTACCGTATCGCAGCATCTGGCCAAGCTCAAAAGCGCCGGCATTATAGAAGGCCGGCGCGACGGCCTGGAAGTATGCTATAAAGTGGTGGACGATGATGTTAAAAATATCATAAATGTACTGTTTAAGCCTTGA